The Myxococcaceae bacterium JPH2 genome has a window encoding:
- a CDS encoding glycosyltransferase, producing the protein MEGHVQTLAREQAALGAQVEVLVANHSADEGDTSHEFRGRSATREEWDGLVRVVRLGRQASVARMDVMVDLPRVLRRALSRGVDVLHLHTPNPTLTLALDALPRLPPLFITHHSDVIRQRIAGALFRPFEAIAYARARRVFSTSEAYVQGSPLLRMFHRKVRALPLGIDVAPFLEPSSAVLDAEARERAHGGPLWLMVGRLVYYKGLFTALEALTRVPGRLLVVGEGPLAESGRARARALGVESRVTWAGYLSPDALRGAYRAATALWFPSNARSEAYGLSQVEAMASGLPVINTAIPHSGVPWVSQDGLTGLTVLVGDALALALASRRLLEEPGLAERLGQAARKRAVAEFRHDVMASRSLVFYAEALGRPAPVVSPTDVSLPRAAGGAS; encoded by the coding sequence ATGGAAGGGCATGTCCAGACGCTGGCGCGGGAGCAGGCCGCGCTCGGCGCCCAGGTGGAGGTGCTCGTCGCCAACCACTCGGCGGATGAAGGGGACACGAGCCACGAGTTCCGAGGCCGCAGCGCGACGCGCGAGGAGTGGGACGGCTTGGTTCGTGTGGTGCGGCTGGGCCGGCAGGCGTCCGTGGCGCGCATGGACGTGATGGTGGATCTGCCGCGCGTGCTGCGCCGCGCGTTGTCCCGAGGCGTGGACGTGCTGCACCTGCACACGCCCAATCCCACGCTCACGCTCGCGCTGGACGCACTGCCTCGGCTGCCACCACTCTTCATCACGCATCACAGTGACGTCATCCGTCAGCGCATCGCGGGTGCGCTCTTTCGGCCCTTCGAGGCCATCGCCTATGCACGGGCTCGCCGGGTGTTCTCCACCAGCGAGGCGTATGTCCAAGGCTCGCCGCTCCTGCGGATGTTCCACCGCAAGGTGCGGGCGCTGCCGCTGGGCATTGATGTTGCGCCCTTCTTGGAGCCTTCGTCGGCGGTGCTCGACGCCGAGGCGCGTGAGCGGGCGCACGGTGGACCGCTGTGGCTGATGGTGGGCCGGCTCGTCTACTACAAGGGCTTGTTCACCGCGCTGGAGGCACTGACGCGCGTGCCTGGGCGCCTGTTGGTGGTGGGCGAGGGGCCGCTGGCGGAGTCCGGCCGTGCGCGTGCGCGGGCCTTGGGCGTCGAGTCGCGCGTGACGTGGGCGGGGTATCTGTCTCCGGACGCGCTGCGAGGCGCTTATCGCGCGGCCACGGCCTTGTGGTTCCCGAGCAATGCACGCAGCGAGGCGTATGGCTTGTCACAGGTGGAGGCCATGGCCAGCGGGTTGCCTGTCATCAACACCGCCATTCCTCACTCGGGTGTGCCCTGGGTGAGCCAGGACGGGCTGACGGGGCTGACGGTTCTGGTGGGGGACGCGCTGGCGCTGGCCTTGGCGTCGCGGCGGCTGTTGGAAGAGCCAGGGTTGGCCGAGCGCTTGGGGCAGGCCGCGAGGAAGCGCGCGGTGGCGGAGTTCCGACA
- a CDS encoding polysaccharide biosynthesis tyrosine autokinase encodes MEGSLFEPAAPSGGLTPSALVQRARALWRRKWVVLGVAAIVAAVASAYTLRQPKVYAASTSLIIDVTAPRILDGEVKEVMGEERSNYWFNKEYYATQSEIITSRAVASRVVDKLGLSNDAAFLGLAHIQNETARVQAMQATDAVDMLQHRIRVLPEKDSRVMNIAVEDGDPPRAALLANEVAAAYMAENLALKLRMTEDARSWLEGRLDELAHQSKTSEMAVYDFKKDADMLSTSLESRMSIVSERINTYNLKLTEVRTRIAEQQARVDAIRQLRKSAGDDETWAEALPGAKDGPIQELKSRYVEQRGVCAELTERYLPEHPKLLECTRKLAVMREDLLKSLNNVVRAAETALAEAVAQERNLEKLLETAKAEAFVVNKKSIEFDRLKRESDNNQRLYELVLKRLKDIELSGLLRTSNVRVLDAARPAFAPVRPNVRRNLMVGLVLGLLAGLGVALLLDLLENSVSSQADVEERLGLAFLGVVPRIEGGKQPKERDLYVHREPKSSVAECCRAIRTNLLFMSPDKPFKTMVITSSGPQEGKSTTCINLGVAMAQSGNRVLLLDTDMRRPRLHRAFGVPNEMGISSLVVGEGSLEAAVKSTEVPNLFVLPCGPLPPNPAELLHTRAFADLLRAASERFDRIILDSPPLNAVADAAVLATQSDGVVLVLKAGRTNRESARRALRSLADVQARMYGAILNDVDLRAQRYNDAYMAYQGYGQYADESKDGVAHS; translated from the coding sequence GGTGCAGCGCGCGCGTGCGCTGTGGCGGCGCAAGTGGGTGGTGCTCGGGGTCGCCGCGATCGTCGCGGCGGTCGCCTCGGCCTACACGCTGCGCCAGCCCAAGGTCTACGCGGCCAGCACCTCGCTCATCATCGACGTCACCGCGCCCCGCATCCTGGATGGCGAGGTGAAGGAAGTGATGGGGGAGGAGCGCAGCAACTACTGGTTCAACAAGGAGTACTACGCCACCCAGAGTGAGATCATCACCTCGCGCGCCGTGGCCAGCCGCGTGGTGGACAAGCTGGGGCTGAGCAACGACGCGGCCTTCCTCGGGCTGGCGCACATCCAGAACGAGACGGCGCGCGTGCAGGCCATGCAGGCCACGGACGCGGTGGACATGCTCCAGCACCGCATCCGCGTGCTGCCGGAGAAGGACTCGCGGGTGATGAACATCGCCGTGGAGGACGGAGACCCTCCTCGCGCGGCGCTCCTGGCCAACGAGGTGGCCGCCGCGTACATGGCGGAGAACCTGGCCCTCAAGCTGCGGATGACGGAAGACGCGCGGAGCTGGTTGGAGGGGCGGCTCGACGAGCTGGCGCACCAATCCAAGACGAGCGAGATGGCTGTCTATGACTTCAAGAAGGACGCGGACATGTTGTCCACGTCGCTGGAGTCACGGATGAGCATCGTCAGCGAGCGCATCAACACATACAACCTGAAGCTCACCGAGGTGCGCACGCGCATCGCCGAGCAGCAGGCCCGCGTGGATGCCATCCGTCAGCTGCGCAAGTCCGCGGGGGATGATGAGACGTGGGCGGAGGCGCTGCCCGGTGCCAAGGACGGCCCCATCCAGGAGCTCAAGTCGCGCTACGTGGAACAGCGTGGCGTGTGCGCGGAGCTGACCGAGCGCTATCTGCCCGAACACCCCAAGCTCCTCGAGTGCACCCGCAAGCTGGCGGTGATGCGCGAGGACCTGCTCAAGAGCCTCAACAACGTGGTGCGCGCGGCGGAGACGGCGCTCGCGGAGGCCGTGGCGCAGGAGCGCAACCTGGAGAAGCTGTTGGAGACGGCGAAGGCCGAGGCCTTCGTGGTGAACAAGAAGTCCATCGAGTTCGACCGGCTCAAGCGCGAGTCGGACAACAACCAGCGTTTGTATGAGCTGGTGCTCAAGCGCCTGAAGGACATCGAGCTGTCGGGCCTCCTGCGCACGAGCAACGTGCGCGTGCTGGACGCGGCGCGGCCCGCCTTTGCCCCGGTGCGCCCCAATGTGCGGCGCAACCTGATGGTGGGGCTGGTGCTGGGCCTGCTCGCGGGCCTGGGCGTGGCGCTGCTCCTGGACCTCCTGGAGAACAGCGTGTCCTCGCAGGCGGACGTGGAGGAGCGGCTGGGGCTCGCGTTCCTGGGCGTGGTGCCGCGCATCGAGGGAGGCAAGCAGCCCAAGGAGCGCGACTTGTACGTGCACCGCGAGCCGAAGTCCTCGGTGGCGGAGTGCTGCCGCGCCATCCGGACGAACCTGCTGTTCATGTCGCCGGACAAGCCCTTCAAGACGATGGTCATCACCTCCAGCGGGCCGCAGGAGGGCAAGTCCACCACGTGCATCAATCTGGGCGTGGCCATGGCCCAGAGCGGCAATCGCGTGCTGCTGCTGGACACGGACATGCGGCGGCCTCGGCTGCACCGCGCGTTCGGCGTGCCCAACGAGATGGGCATCAGCTCGCTCGTGGTGGGCGAGGGCTCGCTGGAGGCGGCGGTGAAGAGCACCGAGGTGCCCAACCTCTTCGTGCTGCCGTGCGGTCCGCTGCCGCCCAATCCGGCGGAGCTGCTCCACACGCGGGCGTTCGCGGACCTCTTGCGCGCGGCCTCGGAGCGGTTCGACCGCATCATCCTGGACAGCCCGCCGCTCAACGCGGTGGCGGACGCCGCGGTGCTGGCCACGCAGAGCGATGGCGTGGTGCTGGTGCTGAAGGCCGGACGCACGAACCGCGAGTCCGCGCGGCGCGCGCTGCGCTCGCTGGCGGATGTGCAGGCGCGCATGTACGGGGCCATCCTCAACGACGTGGACCTGCGCGCCCAGCGCTACAACGACGCGTACATGGCCTATCAGGGTTATGGCCAGTACGCGGACGAGTCCAAGGATGGGGTGGCGCACTCGTGA